In Zobellia roscoffensis, the following are encoded in one genomic region:
- a CDS encoding phytoene desaturase family protein, producing MKEHYDVVVVGSGMGGLVSAIIMAREGKSVCVLEKNNQYGGNLQTFVRERTIFDTGVHYLGGLDEGQNLYRYFDYLGILEGLNLTRLDEDGFDLITFDGDEKEYPHAQGYQNFERKLVEEFPEEKEAIHQYCQKLQETCGKFPLYNLRLGKPYHDDTELFTLPAKAYIDSITTNEKLRAVLAGSNLLYAGQPTKTPFYVHALSINSYIQSSYRCADGGSQITKMLIKRLKESGGETYKHSEVTKFNVEDKQIVSVLTKKGNIIKGDLFISNIEPKITIDMVGQEHFRKSYANRIKSIDSTISAFSIHIVLKPETFKYLNHNYYHFKDYNAVWNTDKYTQESWPEGYMVSMGTRKNQGEWADQLTAITYMRYEELEPWSGTFNTVAQKNSRGETYEEFKQTKIEAFLTELEKKFPTLRESIQSVHTSTPLSYRDYIGCNEGSMYGYAKDVNMPLKTFISPRTKIKNLFFTGQSINMHGILGVTISSVVTCSEILGSEYLLEKITKGNTKTNDKIDA from the coding sequence ATGAAAGAACATTACGATGTTGTGGTGGTAGGTAGTGGTATGGGGGGGCTTGTATCCGCTATTATCATGGCACGCGAAGGCAAGAGTGTCTGCGTATTGGAAAAAAACAACCAGTATGGCGGCAACCTGCAGACCTTTGTTCGTGAACGCACCATTTTTGACACGGGTGTTCACTATTTAGGAGGATTGGACGAAGGTCAGAATCTCTACAGATATTTTGACTATCTGGGTATTTTGGAAGGTCTCAATCTTACCAGATTGGACGAAGATGGTTTTGACTTGATTACTTTTGATGGCGATGAAAAAGAGTATCCGCATGCACAAGGCTATCAAAACTTTGAACGCAAATTAGTTGAAGAATTTCCAGAGGAGAAAGAAGCCATTCATCAATATTGTCAAAAATTGCAGGAGACTTGCGGAAAATTTCCGCTTTACAACCTACGTCTGGGCAAACCATATCATGACGATACGGAACTTTTTACCCTGCCCGCCAAAGCGTACATAGATTCCATTACTACCAATGAAAAATTACGTGCGGTTCTTGCTGGCTCCAACCTTTTATATGCTGGTCAACCCACTAAAACCCCTTTCTACGTACATGCCCTCTCTATAAACTCATACATTCAAAGTTCGTACAGATGTGCAGATGGCGGCAGCCAGATTACTAAAATGCTCATTAAAAGATTAAAAGAAAGTGGTGGAGAGACCTACAAGCACAGTGAGGTCACCAAATTCAATGTAGAGGATAAACAGATTGTTTCGGTCCTCACCAAGAAAGGTAATATCATTAAAGGCGACCTGTTCATTTCCAATATAGAACCCAAGATTACCATAGACATGGTGGGACAGGAGCATTTTAGAAAATCTTACGCCAACCGTATAAAAAGTATTGACAGTACCATATCTGCTTTTAGCATTCATATTGTCCTAAAACCGGAAACCTTTAAATACCTAAACCACAATTATTATCATTTTAAAGATTACAATGCGGTTTGGAACACAGATAAATACACTCAAGAATCATGGCCAGAGGGTTATATGGTTTCAATGGGAACCCGAAAAAACCAAGGGGAATGGGCAGACCAGCTAACCGCCATTACCTATATGCGTTATGAAGAACTTGAACCTTGGTCAGGAACATTCAACACCGTAGCACAAAAAAACAGCCGTGGGGAAACCTATGAGGAATTCAAGCAAACCAAAATAGAAGCGTTTCTGACCGAATTGGAAAAAAAGTTCCCTACCCTGCGAGAAAGCATCCAATCCGTTCATACCTCAACTCCCTTATCCTATAGAGATTATATTGGCTGCAACGAAGGCTCAATGTACGGGTATGCCAAAGATGTAAATATGCCGTTGAAGACCTTCATTTCTCCTCGTACTAAAATAAAAAACCTATTTTTCACCGGCCAAAGCATTAATATGCACGGTATTTTGGGAGTAACCATTAGTAGTGTGGTTACATGTTCCGAAATTTTAGGCAGTGAATATTTGCTTGAAAAAATAACCAAAGGGAATACGAAGACCAACGATAAAATTGATGCATAA
- a CDS encoding MMPL family transporter, with amino-acid sequence MGRFFFKAYQFIAGKRLLSLGILLLLILGLASIVSKIQFEDDITALIPANEEAQRVQKVLKSITFTDKIIINIQKDEEGTVDELTQYAKDLLDSLELRQSEFIKGVQGRVNSDDVPKTLDLVYNNLPLFLEANDYPKISQKINPDSIAKVTAENYRALISPSGIVAKKTIVKDPLRLSFIALKRLQELGVGDDFKLKNGFLLDKAEKNILLFLTPTYGSNETDKNLPFSNALYDLQDKLNTEYSTKVHSEYYGAALVAVANAKQIRGDIQFTVSIAMTLLILILMLFYRKLALPFILFLPTVVGALLSIAFLCILRDKISAISLGIGSVLLGVTLDYALHILTHIRNGNGAESLYKEVAPSILMSSLTTASAFLCLLFLESQALQDLGIFAAVSVLGASVFALLFIPQVYSANKVVSSRRTILDRVASFDFHKSKWAIIILISFSIISIFTYNRVVFNKDIAKLNYETEVLQKARERLEILTDISSKSIYLSTYGNDTETVLAQNDSLYNELKTLEQNNKILSFSSVGGLIRAKKTQEEKIQAWKNFWNSSKIKTTKENLIESSNEFGFKPTTFSAFYNLLNADFSPMEVTDFEPIKSFSLDDYIVKDDNGTTITSLVKVDDDHIDALRERFENSLNTLLIDRQQVNETFLGNLKNDFNGLIGYSLIVVLLILLLFYRSLSLTVVTSIPIYLTWFLTVGIMGLFHIEFNIFNIIICSFIFGLGVDYSIFVTNGLLTEYRSGEKVLHTHKTSILLSVITTIAGVGVLIFAKHPVLYTISTVSLIGILSAAFVAFTLQPLLFRLFIGSADKRPIHVRYFIHSVLSFGYFGSGGFLHSIYGVVKLKLSPGSRKKENLGFHKSVSKLMGSVLYTNPFVSKEIRNPHNETFEKPVMIIANHTSFLDILAIGMLHPKIIFMVNDWVYNSPVFGSAAKLAGAYPVSGGIENGEAFLKEKVAQGFSIIAFPEGTRSTTNKIKRFHKGAFYLAQQFELDILPVLIHGNSEVLPKGSFIIRDGSITIELLPRIKANDTQYGKNYSERAKQLGAYFRSKFRDLRDEIEDENYWDKALLENYRYKGDALYKAVKLDLATHKEAYNSLLKKIGQKRKIVHLSQDFGQLDLLLALDAIDRKITVALTDPDNAVVLKHNFLTRHYSKIEIADTIEQALSTAPDVLIIDTLLETSQLTPLIGNEVDLLILLKDAQQMELAPLTALGFISSAQNDNFRLLKKIRS; translated from the coding sequence ATGGGTAGATTCTTCTTTAAAGCATATCAATTTATCGCTGGCAAAAGGCTGTTGTCCTTAGGCATATTGCTATTGCTAATCTTAGGGCTAGCGTCAATTGTATCAAAAATTCAGTTTGAAGATGATATTACAGCCCTTATTCCCGCCAATGAAGAGGCACAACGTGTCCAAAAAGTCTTAAAGTCGATTACGTTTACCGATAAAATCATCATCAATATTCAAAAAGATGAAGAAGGTACGGTAGACGAACTTACCCAATACGCAAAGGATTTATTGGATAGCCTAGAGCTGCGCCAATCGGAATTTATTAAAGGCGTACAAGGAAGGGTCAATTCCGATGATGTTCCCAAGACCTTGGATTTGGTGTACAATAACCTCCCATTGTTTTTAGAGGCAAACGACTACCCAAAAATCAGTCAAAAGATAAACCCGGACAGTATTGCAAAAGTAACTGCAGAAAATTACCGTGCGCTCATATCCCCGTCCGGTATAGTGGCCAAAAAAACAATTGTTAAAGATCCTTTACGGCTCTCTTTCATTGCGCTCAAGCGATTACAGGAATTGGGTGTGGGCGATGATTTTAAATTGAAAAATGGGTTTTTACTGGACAAGGCGGAAAAGAACATCCTCCTCTTTCTTACACCAACTTACGGATCCAATGAAACGGATAAAAACCTTCCTTTTTCCAATGCACTTTACGATTTACAGGATAAACTCAATACAGAATATTCCACCAAAGTACACAGCGAGTATTACGGAGCCGCTCTGGTGGCCGTAGCCAATGCCAAGCAAATTAGAGGTGACATTCAGTTTACCGTAAGCATTGCCATGACGTTACTTATCCTAATTTTGATGCTCTTTTACCGGAAGTTGGCATTGCCTTTTATTCTTTTCCTTCCCACCGTAGTTGGCGCACTTTTATCCATTGCGTTTCTCTGTATTCTACGCGATAAAATTTCGGCTATATCATTGGGAATCGGTTCAGTACTATTGGGTGTAACCTTAGATTATGCCTTGCATATTCTAACACACATACGAAATGGAAACGGTGCCGAAAGTCTATATAAAGAGGTAGCCCCGTCTATCTTAATGAGCAGTCTTACTACGGCTTCGGCCTTTTTATGTCTGCTATTTTTAGAGTCGCAAGCCCTGCAAGACCTCGGTATATTTGCAGCTGTTAGTGTTCTTGGTGCATCGGTTTTTGCATTGTTGTTCATTCCACAGGTGTACTCGGCCAATAAAGTGGTGAGTTCAAGACGTACGATTCTAGACCGAGTTGCTTCCTTTGATTTTCATAAATCAAAATGGGCGATCATTATACTCATCTCATTTTCTATCATTAGTATTTTCACCTATAACCGCGTGGTTTTCAATAAGGATATTGCTAAATTAAACTATGAGACCGAAGTATTACAGAAGGCCCGAGAACGATTGGAAATACTAACGGATATTAGTTCAAAATCGATTTACCTTTCTACCTACGGCAACGATACAGAGACTGTTCTGGCTCAAAATGATTCGCTTTACAACGAGTTAAAAACACTTGAACAAAATAATAAAATACTAAGTTTTAGTTCTGTTGGCGGACTCATACGAGCGAAAAAAACTCAAGAAGAGAAAATTCAGGCGTGGAAAAACTTCTGGAATTCTTCCAAAATAAAGACCACCAAAGAGAACCTTATTGAAAGCAGTAACGAATTCGGTTTTAAACCTACTACCTTCTCTGCATTTTACAATTTATTAAATGCTGATTTTAGTCCAATGGAAGTGACTGATTTTGAACCTATAAAATCATTTTCTCTTGACGATTACATTGTAAAAGATGACAACGGAACTACTATTACTTCTTTGGTAAAAGTAGATGACGACCATATTGACGCTTTACGAGAACGGTTCGAAAACTCGCTCAATACCTTGCTTATTGACCGGCAACAGGTGAACGAAACATTCTTGGGCAACTTAAAAAACGATTTTAACGGTCTCATCGGTTATTCATTAATTGTAGTTCTGCTCATTCTTCTGCTGTTCTACCGCAGCCTTTCACTAACGGTGGTAACGAGTATTCCTATTTACCTCACCTGGTTTTTGACCGTAGGTATCATGGGCCTTTTTCATATTGAATTCAATATTTTCAACATCATTATCTGCAGCTTCATTTTTGGATTGGGTGTTGATTATAGCATTTTCGTTACCAACGGATTGCTTACCGAATACCGTAGTGGCGAAAAGGTACTCCATACCCATAAGACCTCTATATTACTTTCTGTAATCACTACTATTGCCGGTGTTGGGGTCCTTATATTTGCAAAGCACCCCGTACTTTACACGATTTCTACGGTGTCATTAATTGGTATTCTATCCGCTGCATTTGTTGCTTTTACGTTGCAACCACTTCTGTTTCGGTTATTTATTGGTAGCGCGGACAAACGCCCAATTCATGTGCGGTATTTTATACATTCCGTACTGTCATTCGGTTATTTTGGTTCAGGAGGGTTTCTACATTCTATATATGGCGTAGTTAAATTAAAACTCTCTCCCGGAAGTAGGAAAAAAGAAAATTTGGGCTTTCATAAATCGGTTTCAAAATTGATGGGTTCCGTTTTATATACCAATCCTTTTGTCTCCAAAGAAATTAGAAATCCACATAACGAGACATTTGAAAAGCCCGTAATGATCATTGCCAACCACACCAGCTTTTTGGATATTCTAGCTATTGGTATGTTGCATCCAAAGATTATTTTTATGGTAAACGATTGGGTGTACAATTCCCCTGTTTTTGGTAGTGCGGCAAAATTGGCCGGAGCATATCCTGTATCCGGAGGTATCGAAAACGGAGAAGCTTTTTTAAAAGAAAAAGTGGCTCAAGGGTTCAGCATTATAGCTTTCCCGGAAGGCACCCGTTCAACGACCAACAAAATAAAGCGTTTTCACAAAGGCGCTTTCTATTTGGCACAACAGTTTGAATTGGATATTCTACCCGTACTTATTCATGGAAATTCCGAAGTACTTCCAAAGGGAAGTTTTATTATTCGTGATGGGAGTATCACCATTGAACTTTTACCTAGAATTAAAGCGAACGATACCCAATACGGCAAAAATTACAGTGAACGCGCCAAACAGCTAGGAGCCTACTTCAGAAGTAAATTCAGAGATCTTAGAGATGAAATAGAAGATGAAAATTACTGGGACAAAGCGCTCTTAGAAAATTACAGATACAAAGGCGACGCCCTTTATAAAGCTGTGAAATTAGATTTAGCAACCCATAAGGAAGCCTACAATTCACTCCTGAAAAAGATTGGTCAGAAGAGAAAAATCGTTCATTTATCCCAAGATTTCGGGCAATTAGATTTACTTCTTGCACTAGATGCTATAGATAGAAAAATTACTGTGGCATTAACTGACCCAGATAATGCCGTTGTATTAAAGCACAATTTTCTTACGCGGCACTATAGTAAAATAGAAATAGCAGATACTATAGAACAGGCACTTTCAACTGCGCCAGATGTTCTAATAATTGACACACTCCTAGAAACATCGCAACTAACCCCGCTTATTGGAAACGAGGTTGACCTGCTAATTTTATTAAAAGATGCGCAACAAATGGAACTCGCCCCTCTAACAGCATTAGGTTTCATTAGTAGCGCACAAAATGATAACTTTAGACTACTAAAAAAGATACGCAGTTAA
- a CDS encoding phenylacetate--CoA ligase family protein: MIPEIEKASVEKIKAFQEEKLQELIGYVAEKSPYYRRVLRQYKILPTDIKTLEDLAKLPVTTKEQLQQHNNDFLCVPKSQIIDFVTTSGTLGEPVILGQTDKDLDRLAHNEAISLACSGVGEDDIIQMTTTMDRRFMAGLAYFLGVRKLGAGIIRVGAGIPELQWDTILKFNPTYLIVVPSFLLKLIQYAETHGIDINASGVKGAICIGESLRNQDFSLNVLAQKIKEKWNIELYSTYASTEMSTAFAECSEQQGGHHHPELIIAEILDEDNQPVEAGKEGELTITTLGVEAMPLLRFKTGDIVVAHTSPCACGRNTMRLGPVVGRKKQMIKYKGTTLYPPAMDNLLNDFEEVEGYVFEIYHNEIGTDEILIKIASSSADHKLMQAIKDHFRSKLRVSPNIELCANEEIQKLRMSKLGRKPISVIDKRA; encoded by the coding sequence ATGATTCCAGAAATAGAAAAAGCATCCGTAGAAAAAATCAAGGCCTTCCAAGAAGAAAAACTTCAGGAGCTTATAGGGTATGTTGCCGAGAAATCACCCTACTATAGACGTGTTTTACGACAATATAAAATTCTTCCAACGGACATTAAAACTTTGGAAGACCTTGCAAAACTGCCAGTAACGACCAAAGAACAGTTACAGCAGCATAACAACGATTTTCTTTGTGTACCAAAATCCCAAATTATTGATTTTGTTACTACCTCAGGAACCCTTGGAGAGCCTGTAATTCTTGGCCAGACGGATAAAGACTTGGACAGATTGGCCCATAACGAGGCTATTTCTTTGGCTTGCTCCGGTGTGGGCGAAGATGATATTATACAAATGACCACTACTATGGACCGCCGTTTTATGGCCGGTCTTGCCTATTTTCTTGGGGTTAGAAAACTGGGGGCGGGAATCATTCGTGTGGGTGCAGGTATACCTGAATTGCAATGGGATACTATTCTAAAGTTCAACCCAACCTACCTTATCGTTGTGCCCTCCTTTTTATTAAAACTGATTCAATATGCTGAAACCCATGGTATAGACATTAATGCTTCTGGAGTAAAAGGCGCTATCTGTATTGGTGAATCATTGCGGAACCAAGATTTTTCACTGAACGTTCTTGCTCAAAAAATTAAAGAAAAATGGAATATTGAACTCTATTCCACTTACGCTTCTACTGAAATGAGTACTGCTTTTGCAGAGTGTTCGGAACAACAAGGAGGACATCACCATCCCGAGCTTATTATTGCCGAAATCTTGGATGAAGATAATCAGCCCGTTGAGGCTGGCAAAGAAGGAGAACTTACAATTACCACTCTTGGCGTGGAGGCCATGCCTCTATTGCGGTTTAAAACAGGTGATATTGTGGTTGCCCATACTTCGCCTTGTGCATGTGGTAGAAACACCATGCGTTTGGGGCCTGTGGTTGGGCGAAAAAAACAAATGATCAAATACAAAGGCACCACCCTATACCCTCCCGCCATGGATAACCTTTTGAATGATTTTGAGGAAGTGGAAGGTTATGTATTCGAGATTTATCATAACGAGATTGGTACGGATGAGATTCTGATTAAAATCGCCTCATCTTCGGCGGACCATAAATTGATGCAGGCCATAAAAGACCATTTTCGTTCTAAACTGCGGGTTTCTCCCAACATTGAACTTTGCGCAAATGAAGAAATTCAGAAGCTAAGGATGTCTAAATTGGGAAGGAAGCCTATTAGCGTGATTGATAAGCGGGCGTAA
- a CDS encoding cupin-like domain-containing protein — protein sequence MGQFKSTPVERVENISKADFIKNYYKPQKPVLITGLTKDWPAFEKWKLDYVQERAGDQIVPLYNNEPAKDKESVYAPKKEMKLSEYIEILKTEPTDLRIFFYNILKEMPELLKDFEYPDIGLKFFKKLPALFFGGGKSKVFMHYDIDLPDSMHFHFDGDKVVNLFSPEQTQYLYRVPFAIHNIEDIDMDNPDFEKYPALQYAQEIRAEMKHGDALYMPSGYWHSIRYLNGGFSMTLRALPRHPKRFANMLYNVMIMRHIDNITRKYRGQKWLDYKDRLAIKRTEKNLKARKNS from the coding sequence ATGGGACAGTTTAAATCAACTCCAGTAGAACGTGTAGAAAACATCTCAAAAGCGGACTTTATAAAAAACTACTACAAACCACAAAAACCTGTTTTAATTACCGGATTGACCAAAGATTGGCCCGCCTTTGAGAAATGGAAGCTCGATTACGTTCAGGAACGTGCCGGAGACCAAATTGTGCCTTTGTACAACAACGAACCTGCAAAAGATAAGGAAAGTGTATATGCTCCAAAAAAGGAAATGAAGTTGAGCGAGTACATTGAAATTTTAAAAACCGAACCTACTGATTTACGGATTTTCTTTTATAATATTTTAAAGGAAATGCCCGAGCTGCTCAAGGACTTTGAGTACCCGGATATTGGCCTGAAATTCTTTAAAAAACTACCTGCACTTTTCTTTGGAGGGGGGAAATCTAAGGTTTTCATGCATTATGATATTGATTTACCGGACAGCATGCATTTTCATTTTGATGGGGATAAGGTGGTAAACCTCTTTTCTCCAGAACAAACACAGTACCTGTATAGAGTTCCTTTTGCCATTCATAATATTGAAGATATAGATATGGATAATCCGGATTTTGAAAAATATCCGGCACTGCAATATGCGCAAGAAATACGTGCGGAAATGAAACATGGTGATGCACTTTATATGCCCAGCGGGTATTGGCATAGTATCCGTTATCTGAACGGTGGTTTCTCTATGACGCTACGTGCCCTACCAAGGCACCCCAAGCGTTTTGCCAACATGCTCTACAATGTGATGATTATGCGCCATATTGATAATATAACCCGTAAATATCGTGGTCAAAAATGGTTGGACTACAAAGATAGATTGGCCATAAAAAGAACGGAAAAAAACCTAAAAGCCAGAAAAAACAGTTAA
- a CDS encoding C45 family peptidase, whose product MPTKISLKIYALLGLTFLLASCGVSKSLKDVPDISPYETNISKRRQLTDSTFALGSNFLTKNHQGQYELYVSGNPYELGLKTGSLTRELFQEQERVFVEKIDDFVPSEKKQKLLRKFLAWFNRKMYKHVDEQYKAEIYGISQYASEDYDRIAAPYPRVMYFHGAHDIGHALQDLALVGCSSFAAWGNHTEDGKLLIARNLDFYVGDDFAKNKIIAFVSPDQGHKFMSVTWGGMIGVVSGMNDQGLTVTINAGKSKFPLVAKTPISLVTREILQYASTIEEAIAIAKKREVFVSESIFVGSAKDKKAALIEVSPNNFGVYEVENGNQLVCSNHFQSAAYADDKKNKKHILESHSQYRYERMEELLEEEPKVTPESAVAILRNKNGLDDKRIGYGNEKALNQMLAHHGIVFQPEDLKVWVSSNPYQLGEFVAYDLNEVFENADQNAQARPVSSANENIGPDPFLRTLAYRHYERYRDLKSQITTAIASEEKIETSLLSEFIVVNPDLWEVHFLVGTYYYENELYQEALEAFKTAKTKEVTTVPDAEALDKYIKKTKRKLK is encoded by the coding sequence ATGCCGACAAAAATCTCATTGAAAATATACGCTCTTCTAGGTCTGACCTTTCTTTTGGCATCCTGTGGTGTTTCAAAATCATTGAAAGACGTGCCCGATATTAGTCCGTATGAAACCAATATATCTAAAAGGCGCCAACTTACGGATTCTACATTTGCACTCGGTTCTAATTTTTTAACCAAAAACCATCAAGGCCAATACGAACTCTACGTGTCCGGAAACCCTTATGAACTGGGTTTAAAAACAGGAAGTTTAACACGTGAATTGTTCCAAGAACAAGAGCGCGTTTTTGTAGAAAAAATAGATGACTTTGTTCCCTCTGAAAAAAAGCAAAAACTTCTTCGTAAGTTCTTGGCATGGTTCAACCGTAAAATGTACAAACACGTAGACGAGCAGTACAAAGCCGAGATTTACGGTATTTCGCAATACGCTTCAGAAGATTACGACCGTATAGCGGCGCCCTACCCGCGGGTTATGTATTTTCATGGAGCTCATGATATTGGGCATGCCCTGCAAGATTTGGCATTAGTTGGTTGTTCTTCATTTGCGGCTTGGGGAAACCATACCGAAGATGGAAAACTGCTTATCGCCAGAAATTTAGACTTCTATGTTGGAGATGACTTCGCCAAAAACAAAATAATAGCTTTTGTATCACCCGATCAAGGCCACAAATTTATGTCGGTTACTTGGGGAGGTATGATTGGCGTAGTCTCTGGTATGAACGACCAAGGTTTAACCGTGACCATTAATGCCGGAAAATCTAAATTTCCATTAGTGGCCAAGACTCCTATTTCATTGGTTACACGGGAAATTTTACAATACGCATCAACTATAGAAGAAGCCATCGCTATTGCCAAGAAACGGGAAGTATTCGTTTCCGAATCTATTTTCGTAGGAAGTGCCAAGGATAAAAAAGCGGCCTTAATTGAGGTTTCTCCAAATAACTTTGGTGTTTACGAAGTAGAAAATGGAAACCAATTAGTTTGTTCCAATCACTTTCAAAGTGCAGCCTACGCCGATGATAAAAAGAATAAAAAACATATTTTAGAGAGCCATTCCCAATACCGCTATGAACGCATGGAAGAACTTTTGGAAGAAGAGCCTAAAGTTACTCCCGAAAGTGCCGTTGCTATTTTGAGAAATAAAAACGGACTTGATGACAAACGTATTGGTTACGGCAATGAAAAAGCGTTGAACCAGATGTTAGCGCATCATGGTATTGTTTTTCAACCGGAAGATTTAAAAGTTTGGGTGTCTAGCAATCCGTATCAATTGGGCGAATTTGTTGCTTATGACCTAAACGAAGTTTTTGAAAATGCTGACCAAAATGCTCAGGCAAGACCTGTTTCTTCAGCAAATGAAAATATTGGTCCAGACCCTTTTTTACGAACTTTGGCCTATCGTCATTATGAGCGCTACAGAGATTTAAAAAGTCAGATTACCACTGCTATTGCTTCCGAAGAAAAAATTGAAACTTCTTTGCTATCGGAATTTATAGTGGTAAATCCTGATTTATGGGAAGTTCACTTTCTTGTGGGAACCTACTATTACGAAAACGAGTTGTATCAAGAAGCACTTGAAGCTTTTAAAACAGCAAAAACCAAAGAAGTAACTACCGTACCTGACGCAGAGGCACTAGACAAATACATTAAAAAAACCAAAAGGAAGCTCAAATAA
- a CDS encoding GIY-YIG nuclease family protein, with amino-acid sequence MRPYYVYILECTDKSFYVGFTNDVKRRLAEHQTE; translated from the coding sequence ATGAGACCTTACTACGTCTACATTCTGGAATGTACCGACAAGAGTTTCTATGTAGGTTTTACTAATGACGTAAAACGAAGGTTAGCAGAGCATCAAACGGAATAA